In the Deinococcus ficus genome, one interval contains:
- a CDS encoding c-type cytochrome gives MIYILLMLGTMLFVLLLWPTLQEPRTTAEDTRRTELEEERDQLLRGLKELQSEAADADLQTREKVRLTQVLGELDTLPAAPTPRTARAALPTALAALMGVAALTVAGAYTFLPQWRDAGMSPVQAAQLRNASRLPVLEKRAAQTRANADYLAWGDAAWDAQNYQVAARAYTQLLLKDKTNARALRRTGFFLLTTQEMADEGLNFVQQAVKLDAKAPEGRLLYGYALGLYGQYEAGIRELREYQKLDPEGREADDLIVEFQAELGTAVDGKLVYTQNCAACHGPQGEGKTAAAIRGSTALNNEAALRRLILGGGMKMPAFPQLEGAQLDALVKELQTW, from the coding sequence ATGATCTACATCCTCCTGATGCTCGGCACGATGCTGTTCGTGCTGCTGCTCTGGCCCACCCTGCAAGAGCCCCGCACCACCGCCGAGGACACCCGCCGCACCGAACTCGAAGAGGAACGCGACCAGCTGCTGCGCGGCCTGAAAGAACTGCAGAGCGAGGCGGCCGACGCCGACCTGCAGACCCGCGAGAAGGTCCGCCTGACCCAGGTGCTGGGGGAACTCGACACCCTGCCTGCCGCACCCACCCCCCGCACCGCCCGGGCCGCGCTGCCCACCGCGCTGGCCGCCCTGATGGGCGTGGCTGCGCTGACGGTCGCCGGGGCGTACACCTTCCTGCCCCAGTGGCGGGACGCCGGCATGAGCCCCGTGCAGGCCGCGCAGCTGCGCAACGCCTCCCGGCTGCCGGTGCTGGAAAAACGCGCCGCTCAGACCAGGGCGAACGCCGACTACCTCGCGTGGGGGGACGCCGCCTGGGACGCCCAGAACTACCAGGTGGCCGCCCGCGCGTACACGCAGCTGCTGCTCAAGGACAAGACGAACGCCCGCGCGCTGCGCCGCACCGGGTTTTTCCTGCTCACCACCCAGGAGATGGCCGACGAGGGCCTGAACTTCGTGCAGCAGGCCGTGAAACTGGACGCCAAGGCCCCCGAAGGCCGGCTGCTGTACGGGTACGCGCTCGGCCTGTACGGCCAGTACGAGGCCGGCATCCGGGAACTGCGCGAGTACCAGAAACTGGACCCCGAAGGCCGCGAGGCGGATGACCTGATCGTGGAATTCCAGGCGGAACTCGGCACCGCCGTGGACGGCAAGCTGGTGTACACGCAGAACTGCGCCGCCTGCCACGGCCCGCAGGGCGAGGGCAAGACAGCCGCCGCCATCCGCGGCAGCACCGCCCTGAACAACGAGGCCGCGCTGCGCCGCCTGATCCTGGGCGGCGGCATGAAGATGCCTGCCTTCCCGCAGCTG